CGCCATAAACCCGCCTGTTCCCGCTTTGCACATGGAATGATGCCCGATCCGGCGGATGGCCGGAAATAGCCATAGGCGGCGGGGGGGCATAGGCGAGGGCTATGCCCTCGGACCGATGCATCTGGCCGCACATCACCGCGCAGTTTAGCATAACGCTTATCCAGCCTGACGGAGCGCCCCCGATGACCAGCCCGATAGACGAGATGACCCTTCCCCTCTTTGTGCCAGCCGACCGGCCCGAGCGCATTGCCAAGGCGGCGGCTGCCGGCGCCGATGCGGTGATTATCGATCTGGAGGATGCGGTTGCGCCCGAGGCACGCGAGGCGGCGCGCGCCGGGCTGGCCAAGGCGCTGGCCGGGATCGACGCGCCGCTGATCTTGAGGATCAACACGGCGGAAACGCCCGAGCATGCGGCGGACCTGGCCGCTGCCAAGGAATTGCCGCTGGTCGCCGTCATGCTGGCCAAGGCCGAAACGGGGGACGCCTGCGCCGAGGTCGTGCAAGCCACCGGCAAGCCGGTGATTGCGCTCATCGAGACGGCGCGCGGCATCGCAAATCTGACCGAGATCACGGGCGCCTCGGCGCGGCTGGCCTTTGGCTCGATCGATTACGCAGCCGATCTGGGGATGGGTCACACGCGCCAGTCCCTGCTCACCGCGCGCGCCGCGCTGGTGCTGGCTGCGCGGCTGGCCGGGCAGCCCGCGCCCATCGACGGCGTGACGACGGCTGTGCGCGACGACGCGCTGATCGAAGACGACTGCCGCCACGCCGCCGAGATGGGCCTGACCGGCAAACTGATCATCCACCCCGCGCAGATCGCGCCCGCCCGGCGCGGCTTTGCCCCCTCGGCGGACGAGGCGGCATGGGCGCGCAACGTGGTCGAGGCAGCCAAGGGCGGCGCGGCAGTGCTGATGAACGGCGCCATGATCGACGCGCCGGTGATCGCCCGCGCCCGGCAGATCATCGCCCGCAGCGAGGCCACCTTATGAAACGCATCCTTGAGGCCGACCTGATCGCCAGCATCGCGGACGCGCTTCAATACATCTCTTACTATCACCCGCCCGATTTCATTTCCGCCATGGCCGATGCCTACGCGCGCGAGCAAAGTGCCTCGGCCAAGGCCGCCATCGCGCAGATCCTGATCAACTCGCGAATGTGTGCCCTCGGGCATCGCCCGATCTGCCAGGATACCGGCACCGTCAATGTCTTTATCGATATTGGCGTCGAGGCGCGGACCGATTGGACGCGCCCCGTGCAAGATATGGTGGATGATGCGGTGCGGCAGGCGTGGAAGCTCGACACGAATCCGTTGCGCGCGTCGGTCGTGGTCGATCCGCTCGATGCTCGCAAGAACAGCGGCGACAATACACCCGCGATGATCCAGACGCAGATGGTCGCTGGCAAGGCGGTGCATGTCACCGTCTCGGCCAAGGGCGGCGGTTCCGAGAACAAGACGCAATTCGCGGTGCTGAATCCGTCGGCATCCGTGGCCGATTGGGTGGTCGAGCGTGTGGCGCAGATGGGTGCAGGCTGGTGTCCGCCCGGCATGCTGGGCATCGGCGTGGGCGGCAGCGTGGACAAGGCGATGGCGATGGCCAAATCCGCGCTCAACCAACCCATAGACATCACCGATCTGCGCAGCAGAGGCGCGCGAAACAAGGTCGAGGAAATGCGGCTGGAGATCCTCGACCGCGTCAACGCGCTCGGGATCGGGGCGCAGGGGCTGGGCGGGATCACGACCGCGCTCGACGTCAAGATCGAGACCTTTCCCACCCATGCCGCCTCGATGCCCGTCGCACTGGTGCCGAATTGCGCGGCAACACGCCATGTGGATTTCGTGCTGACCGGGGCCGGACCGGCGGAGTTCACGCCGCCCGATCTGTCGCTTTGGCCCGAAATCGAGGGTCAGGGGCCTATTGGGCGGCGCTTTTCGCTGGATGATCTCACGGATGAGACGCTGGCGGCGCTGCAGCCGGGTGAGACGCTGCTCTTATCGGGCACGCTTTATACGGGCCGCGACGCCGCGCACAAGCGCATGGTCGAGACCTTGCGCGCGGGCGGCACCCTGCCCGTCGATCTGAAAGGCCGCGCGCTTTATTATGTTGGCCCGGTCGATGCCGTGCCGGGCGAAATCATCGGACCCGCCGGGCCGACCACCTCGACACGGATGGACAAGTTTACCGAGGAGGTGCTGGCCGCGACCGGCCTCAAGATCATGATCGGCAAGGCCGAGCGCGGGGCGGAGGCGATCGAGGCGATCCGGCGGCATGGCGCGGTTTACATGATCGCCGTGGGCGGCGCGGCCTATCTGGTAAGCCAGGCGATCAAGGCGGCCCGCGTGGTGGCCTATGACGACCTCGGCATGGAGGCGATCCGCGAATTCACGGTCGAGGACATGCCGGTGACCGTGGCCGTGGACACGCGCGGGAATTCCATCCACGAGACAGGCCCGCGCCAATGGGCACGGGCCTGAAATTCACTTCGAGGCAGTCGTCTCAGATCGTGCGGCCGCCATCCACTTCCAGAACCACGCCAGTGATGAAATCGGCGTCGTCCGAGGCGAGATAAAGCGTTGCATTGGCGATATCGCGCGCCTCTGACAAGCGGCCCATCGGCACGGTTGCGATGAATTTCTTGCGGTTCTCGGGCGTGTCCTCCATCCCCATGAACTGCTCGAGAAGGCCGGTCGCCCCCATCACCGGTGCCACGCAATTCACGCGGATCCTGTCCGGCGCCAATTCGACCGCCAGCGATTTGGTCATCAGGTTCACCGCGCCCTTGGACGAGTTGTACCATGTCAGGCCGGGGCGCGGCCGAATGCCGGCGACCGATCCGATATTGATCATCACGCCGCCACCCTGATCGCGCCACAGCGGCACGCAGGCCTTGGTCATGTGAAAGATCGACAGCACGTTAACGTCATAGATCTTGCGGAACGTCGCCTCATCCGTCTCCATCAAGGGGCTGTTCTTGTTGGTCCAGCCCGCGTTGTTGACGACGATATCCAGCCCGCCGAACGCCTCTTTGGTCTTTTCCACGGCCTGCGCGACCTGCGCGCCGTCGGAAACATCGCACCCGATGGCGATGGCCTTGTCACCCAGACTGGCTGCGACTTCGGTCGCGCCGGTCTCGTTCAGATCGACGATGGCAACGCGCGCGCCCTCCGCGACGAAAAGTTCGGCAATTCCCTTGCCAAAGCCCGACGCCGCGCCCGTCACCAGTGCCGTTTTTCCCTGCAATCTCATGATACTGCCCTCAATCGTGCTTGTGTATGATCGTCTTGATTTGCGAAAATTCCAGCAGCGCGGCAAAGCCCTTTTCGCGGCCATGGCCGGATTTACGCACCCCGCCGAAGGGCAGCTCGATCCCGCCGCCCGCGCCGAAGCCGTTGATATAGACCTGGCCGCCACGCAGCTTTTTCGCCACGCGCTGTTGACGGTTGCCGTCCCGCGTCCAGACCGAAGCCATCAGGCCGTATTCGGTGTCGTTCGCGATGCGGATCGCGTCCGCCTCATCCTTGAACGTCATGGCGCACAGGACCGGGCCGAACACCTCTTCCTGGCCGATTTTCGACTGCGGATCGACGGGACCGAAGAGTGCCGGCGCCACAAAATAGCCGCCCTCGGGCGCGCCCTGCCGTACCTTGCCGCGCGCGATCAGCGGCGCATCTGCGCCCTCTATATAGGCCTCGACGCGCTTTTTCTGTTTTGCGGAAATCACTGGGCCGAGGGCTGCCTCCTCGGCGAGGTCCGACGCCTCCAATGCCTCGAACCGCTCTTTCAGCCCTGCGACCACACGGTCATAGACGCCTTCCTGGATCAGGATGCGAGACCCCGCCGAGCAGGTCTGGCCCGCATTGGCGATGATGCCGCCCACGAGGAACGGCAGTGCCGCGTCGATATCGGCATCGTCAAAGACGATCTGCGGGGATTTCCCACCCAGCTCCAGCGTGCAGGTGATGTAGTTTTTCGCCGCCGCGATCTGGATCATCTGGCCCACCTCGGGCGAGCCGGTGAAGGCAATGAAATCGACGCCCGGATGCTCACTCAGGGCCTTGCCCGCCACATCGCCGCGACCCGTGACCACGTTGATGGCACCGTCCGGAAAGCCGACTTCGCCCGCGATTTCGGCAAGTCGTAGACAGGTCAGGCACGCATCCTCAGCGGGCTTCAGAACGGTCGCGTTGCCCATTGCCAGCGCAGGCCCCAGCGCACGGCCGAACATCTGCGACGGGTAATTCCACGGGATAATGCAAGCGATGACGCCAAAAGGTTCGCGCTGGACCTGCACATTATAGCCATCCATGAAGGGGATGATCTCGCCATGCACCTTGTCGGCACCGCCGCCATAGAATTCGAAATAGCGCGCGCAGGCGGCCATGTCGGCGCGCGACTGCTTCAGCGGCTTGCCGTTGTCACGCGTCTCGAGCTGCGCCAGCGCCTCGGCCTCCTCGAGGATCGCAAGGCTCATCTTCTGCATCAGGCGCCCCCGCTCGGCGGCAGTGAGCTGGCCCCAGGCGCCGGTATGATACGCCTCGCGCGCGGCCTGAACGGCTGCGTCCACATCCTCGGGCTGGGCCGCGGCGATGGTGGTGAACACCTCGCCATCGAGAGGCGAGCGCACGTCCATTTCATCGCCGGAGGCGGCAGGCACCCATTTACCGCCAATCAGATTAAGCGGTTTCGGCAGTATTGTATTGGTGACCATCATGCGTCTTCCTTCTTATCGTCGAGTGACCCTATCGCGACGGCGCCCCGCTCGATCACGAAGGTATCGCTGGCAAAACCGCGCAAAAGCGATGGGTTCGATTCAGTAATGATAAGCGTCACGTTCTGGTCCGTGTCGCGCAGATCGCGCAGTGCATCGGCGTAGCGTTTGGCCAGCGCGGGGGCGAGGCCCTGAAACGGCTCGTCCAGCATGATCAGCTTGGTGCCCAGCATCAGCGCCCGGCCCAGCGCCACCATCTTGCCCTGCCCGCCCGAGACATTGCCGGCCGGGCGGCCCGCCATCTCCTTCAGTTCTGGCAGGATATGATAGACCCGGTCGAGACGCTGTTTGGTGGTGGCGGCGTCCAGCTTGGCCACTTGTGCCGGCAGCAGGATATTCTCCTCGACCGTGAAGGCCGAGAATAGGCGCCGATCCTCGGGCGCGTAGCCGATGCCAAGCGCTGGGCGCTTGGCCGGGGTCATCTCGCTGATGTCCTGCCCGTCAAAGCGGATCTCGCCCGTGACATTGGTAAACCCCATGACCGAGCGCAGCAGGGTTGTCTTGCCCGCGCCATTGCGCCCTATCAGCGCGGCGGTGCTGGATGCAGGAATAGTGAAATCCAGACCGCGCAAAATGGGGATATTCCCGATGGATGCGTTGGCATTGTGAAAGCTCAGCATCAGGCGACCTCCCCGATCACTTCGCGGATGACGTCGGGATGCGCCAGCACCTCCTCCGGCGTGCCGCGCATCTCGATCTTGCCCATGTTCCACACGGCAACCTCGTCGGCGTATTTCTCGACGATGCCCATGTCATGTTCGACAAAGACGGCAGTGACTTCGGCCTCGGCCAGCGCTTTGACCAGAATCTCCATCACCCCGAACTTCTCGGAGCTGGCAACGCCCGATGTCGGCTCGTCCATCAAGAGCAGCTTGGGCTTGAGCGCCAGCGCCACGGCGATGTCGATCAGCTTGCGCTGGCCCTCGGACAGCTCGTCCACCTGGCGGTGGGCGACGTCAGTGCAATTGATCATGTCCAGCAGATGCATCATCTCGGCCCGCTGGCTGCGATCCTTGAGCGCGCGGATCGGGTTGCGCAGACGGTCGCGCGCGGCCACGGCGATCAGCAGGTTCTCCAGCGCCGTATGCTCGGTGAAAAGCTGGGGGATCTGGAAAGCGCGCGCAACGCCCTGCCGGGTGATCTCGCGCGGGGAGAGGGGCGTGACGTCGCGCCCCTCGAAATAAACCTTGCCCTTGGCCGGTTTCAGCCAGCCGGTGCAGATATTCAGGAAGGTCGTCTTGCCCGCGCCATTCGGGCCGATGATGGCCAAGTTCTTGCCCGCATCGATCTGAAGATTGATGTTGTCGGCGGCCACGACCCCGCCAAAGCGGATCTCGAGCCCCTTCGTTTCCAGCAGATGGGTCATTCGCCCTCCTCCTTCTTGCCGGCGATGCGGTCCATCACGCTATTGTAGATGCCGGCGATACCGCCCGGTGCGAAAAGGATGATGATCAGCAGGAAGGTGCCCAGCACCAGCTGCCACACATCCGCGGCATAGGCCGAGGCATAGGTGCGCACGATCTCGTAGATCGCGGCGCCCACCAACGCGCCGGGCACTGATCCTGCGCCGCCCAGAACGGCGATGAACACCATTTCGCCCGAGCGGACCCAGAATGCGTATTCCGGCGTCACGACGCCCTGCACCAGACCCATTATGATGCCGCCCACCCCGCACAGAAGCGCCGAGAGGACGTAGCCCGTCAGCATCACCCGCTGCGGCGACATGCCCAGGTATTGCAGGCGCGTTTCGTTCGTCTTGATTGTGCGGAACAGCTGCCCGGTGGGCGATTCCAGCCAGCGCATCGAGAACCAGCCCAGCCCCAGCGCTAGCGCAAGCGCGAGATAGAACATGAAAAGCTCGTAGGGTCCGCGCTCCATCTCGATCCAGAAAACCGTGGGGCGTGGCAGGCGCATGCCGTCGGCGCCACCGGTGTAGTGATAGAATTTCTCGAGGATCGACCAGAAAATCATCGAGAAGGCGAGGTTGAGCATCGCGAAGAAAATGAAGCGGTAGCGCGCCACGAAAAGGCCCACGATCAGGCCCGACAGCACCGCCGCGATGATGCCCAAGAGGAACACCACGATCAGGTCCGCTCCCGGCATCAGCATGAGGGTGAACGCGCCGCCATAGGCCGCGATCGCAAAATAGAGCGCGTGGCCGAACGAGACCTGCCCGCTGCGCAAAAGGACGGTGATACCCATGACCGCGATGCCCTTGGCCAGAGCGAGGGTGAGCAGAACCTGCAGGCCGGGCGCGCCGAAGGGCACGATCGCCAGCAGGATCAGCAGGATAATGGGGATGAGTGTACGGATCGACATGCTATGCTCGCCCCCTCAGATCTTGCGCGCCGCGGGGCTGCCAAACAGTCCCTCGGGACGGACCAGAAGCACGGCAACCATAATGAGATAAGGCACCAGAACCTGCGTCTCGGGCCAGACATAGACCGCGAAAGAGCGGCCAAGCCCGATCAGCAGCGCGGTCAGCGCCGCGCCCTCGATCTGGCCGAGGCCCGCAGTGGCGACGACCGCAAAGCTAAGCACGATCATATCCGCGCCGATTCCCGGAAGGATCGACGTGGTCGGCGAGGCCAGCGCGCCGCCAAGCCCCGCAAGGCCCGCGCCTACGATGAAGGTCAGAAGGAACACCTTGTCGGCGTCGATGCCGATGGCCTGCGCCGCCTCGCGGTCTTCGGTCGTGGCCAGGATCAGCTTGCCCGCAACCGTCTTGCGCAGGAAAAACCGTAGTCCGACCAGCAATCCGACAGCGACCAAAGGCAGCAAGATCAGCTGATAGACGGTGTAATTAACTGAAAACACACGAACGTTGCCCATCAGCTGCAGCGCGGTCGACTGAAAGATCGGCTGCGTGCCCCAGATCAGGCGCTGTACGTCCTCAAGGATCATGAAAATCGCAAACGTGACCAGCAGCTGCAGGACCTCGGGCTTGTGATAGATCCGCCGCAACAGCAGCCATTCCAATGGCCCGCCCAGTACTGCGCCAATCAGGATGGCCGAGACCAGCATACAGGGGAAGGCAAAGATCGGCGGCAATCCCGCCGAGACGATGAATGTCGTCAGCGAGGCCGTCAGATAGGCCCCCACCGCATAGAGCGATCCATGCGCCACGTTGAGGATGCGCATGACGCCAAAAATGAGCGTCAGCCCGACGGCGACGATAAAGACGAGCGCCGCGTAGGCGATACCGTCGAAGAGGGCTAGCAGGAACAGGGTCAGGTTCATGGGGGTCCACTCTGTAATCTGGCGGCGGAAATTTTGCGTAAGCCGCGTGCTGGGCGTGTGCGGCAAGTCGGGATCGAACCGGCAGTCTTCAGCCTGTCAGGCCGGTCGATCCTTTGCCTTCATGGGCCTTGGAGCCACCCTTTGGCGTGGCATGCGGCCGGACGCCGGGGGCGAAAACGGGGCCTTCGACTGGCGAAGGCCCCGATGCTCAGACCCGAAGGATCAATTCTCGTAGCTGTCGACGGACAAACCGTCGAGCCACGCCTGATCCAGCGTGCCGACCCATGCGACCGATTCTTCTCCAACGGGTGTCGTCAGCTCGGCGCCGTCGAAGATCATGATATTCTCCAGCGTGGCAAAGGGAAGCTCGCCGCCCTGAACCGACATGCCCAAGAGCTGCGCCTCGATGCCCTGATGGTCTTCGCGCAGTGTCACGGGACGTCCCAGACCCTGAAATTCCAGACCGGCCATCGCTTCGATCACCTGGTCTTCGCTGGGCCAGTTGCCACCATTCGCATCGGCTGCCTTGTCGTAGGCGGCCTGAAGTGCAGCCAGACCCTGGCTCATGTGGAAGACGGGATAGATCGCCTTGGCGCCGGTCTTTTCCTCGAATTTGGCCATGAACGATTTGAAGTCCTCGTCATCGCGGCGTTCGGGGTGGTTCCAATAGTGATCACCGCGCGCACCCACGATGTGGCCGGATGGCAGGCTGGAGCCCAGACGCTCGAGCGAGCTTTCGGCCAGGGGCAGGACGAAGGTCGACGTATTGGTCAGGCCGCGCTGCGACGCCTGCTGAACGAAGGTGTCCAGATCGCCGCCCCAGGACGTGCTGAGGATGACGTCAGGCTGTAGGGCTTGCAGGCGCGAGATTTCCGTCGAGAAGTCAGGCGAGCCGAACTTGGGAAAGAACTCGCCGACCACTTCGACATCAGGCTTGAGCGCCTTGAGAGCGGCACTGAAAATGTCCCAGCTGTCACGACCCCAGGCATAGTCCTGGTTCACGACGGCAATGGTGCTGAAGTCCGGCTTGGTTTTCAGCAGGTAGGCGACCGTGGCCAGCATTTCGGTGCCGGCATGGGCCTGGCTACGAAAAACGTAGTTGTACTCGCCCTCTTCAAAGATCTTCTGTGTACCGCAATCCCACATGATGTTGATGACCTCGAGGTCCTCAGCCAGCGGGGCGATCGTCTTGCAGTTGCCGGAAGAAATCGAGGCCAGCATCGCATCGGCGCCATTCTCGACCAGGCGGCGATATTCGGTGGTCAGAACCTCGGTGCCCGCGCCCTCATCAATGAAGGTCAGCTCGAGCGGCACGCCCTGAATGCCGCCTGCGGCATTGATGTCCTCGGCCATGATCTCGGCTGCGTCCTTGGCCGGAACGCCAAAGACGGAGGCCGGACCGGTCAGGAAGGCGGTGACGCCAACCTGCAGCGTCTCGGGCTTGTCCTGCGCGAAGGCCGCAAGCGGCACCACGGCGCAGGCGGCAGCGGACATGAGTAGTTTTTTCATTGGTAATCTCTCCCCTTGGTTTGATGTCGTGGCCGCCACGGCAGCCGCGGCGGTTCGATGCGTCTCTAGCGGATCGCGATCGGATTGATGATCATCTGAACGGCGCCCTTTATGCGCGCCTGGCCCAGGACGAACAGGAATTCATGGACGCCGTCCTGTGCCAATTCGCGCGTGTCCATATTCTCCAAGATGTAGATGCCATGCTCGGGCTGCAGGATCTGGTGCGCGCGGAAGGCCTGGCCCTCTTCTTCGGCGGGCACGACCTCCATGCCCCAGGTATCGGCGCCAACGGCCATCACGCCAAGCGAGGCGAGGTATTCCGCGCCGCTGACGCCCAGCCCCGGCTCGGCCGCGCCGAAACGCTCGGGATCGGGCGCGTCACCGTCCAGCAGATTCATCCAGTTCGAATTGAAGAGGACGATGTCACCCTCGCCGATGCTGACACCTTGCGCCTCGGCGGCGGCCTTGATGTCGTCCTCGGTGTAGGGCGTGCCCTCTTCGACCATGTCGGTGCCGAAATGCTTGGCCATGTCCAGCATCACGCCGCGCCCGACGAGGCCCGGCAGCTTTTCGAGGCCCAGCTTGCTGAGGCCGGCGGCACCGGCGAATTCATCGACGGTATGACCATTGTAGTACATGTGATCGACGCCCGCATGACCCAGCCCGTCGATCTGCGGGCCGATGCCCAGCCACCCCATGAAGATGTCGTCATTATAGGTGAACGCGTTTTCGCCCAGACCGCTGGTTTCTGTCTGGTTGGGCTGCAGCACCGTCACGGACAGGCTGCGGGGCGGGAAAGCGGGCGTATCGCTGCCCACGATCATACCGAGGCTGTACATCTTGCCTTCCGTCACAAGGCCGGCAGCGGACTTGATCCGTTCGGGCGTCATGGTGTTTGCGGCGCCGATTTCGTCATCAGGGCCCCATTGCGACGTGGCCCATTCAGGCTTGGTGTCCTGCGCGGCGGCGGCACCGGCCGTCAGTGCCAAAAGCGCGGCCAGCGCTGCATTGCGAGTGGCAGACATGGTCAATCCTCCTCCCAAAGGTGTGAACAGCTATACCTTACGCACGATCATCGGGCGCCGACTAATAGTTTATGCCTTGCGCCGCCATAGCGCGAGCCTATCACTCTTGGCATTACGGGACCTTTCGCAATAGGATGCCCCAATGCAAGATCACCGCAGAGCGGACGCCGCGCGCCATGCCGTTTGCGCAGCCGGGCCGACCCGATCCGTGACAATGGGAGACGAAGATATGAAAATCACCGCAGCCGTTCTGATGCGCGATGGCATCACCGAAAACTTCGCCAAGGAAGCGCCTCTGGAGGTGCGCGAGGTCGATCTGGCGCCGCCGGGCCGCGGAGAGGTTCTGATCCGCATGGGCGCCGCGGGCGTCTGCCATTCCGACCTGTCAGTGATCAACGGTACCCGCCCCCGGCCCTTGCCGATGGCACTCGGGCACGAGGCGTCTGGCTATGTCGAGGAGGTGGGTGACGGCGTCGATGATCTCAAGCCCGGCGATCATGTCGTGTGCATCTTTGCCCCCGGTTGCCGCCAGTGCACCCCCTGCGCCGAGGGGCGTCCCGCCCTTTGCGAGCGCGCGGCCAAGCATCATGGCGTGGGCGAGTTGATGACCGGCGCGCGGCGCCTGACGATGGACGGCGCGCCGATCAATCACCACGTCGGCGTATCGGCCTTCGCCACCCATGCGGTGATGGACCGCCGCTCGCTGGTCAAGGTCGAGCATGACCTGCCTGCGCATGTATCTGCCTTGTTTTCCTGCGCTATGCTGACGGGTGCAGGCGCCATTTTCAACACGGCGCGCATCCTTCCGGGCCAGACAGTGGCCGTGATCGGCCTGGGCGGTGTGGGCCTCTCGGCGGTTCTCGGCGCGGCGGCAGCGGGCGCGGGGCGTGTTATCGCGATCGACCCTTTCGAGTCCAAGATGGAAGCCGCACGCACCATGGGCGCGACCGATTGCATCAAGGCGGACGAGAATACCATTCAGGCCGTGCGCGACCTCACCAATGGCGGCGTCGATTGCGCGGTGGAACTGGCCGGATCCGTCAAGGCGCTTGAGACAGCCTACGAGATCACCCGCCGCGGCGGTCTGACCGTGACGGCGGGCCTGCCTCACCCGGATCAGCGCATGGCCTTGCCCGCGCTGAAACTGGTGGCCGAAGAGCGCACGCTGAAAGGCAGCTACATCGGATCCTGCGTGCCGCAGCGCGATCTGCCGCGCATGTTCTCGCTGTACGAACAGGGCAAGCTGCCGGTCGAAAAAATGCTTAGCCACCGGGTGCGCCTGGACGAGATCAACGTGGCGATGGACCGGCTGAATGATGGCAGCGCGATCCGCCAGATTGTCGATTTCGACTAAACGGCGCCGCGCCCGCGACCTTGACAAACCTATAGGCGGCGCCTTTAGCTACCCGTTTAAAGTGCAAAGGCCCACCTATGGACATCCGCCAGCTTCGCTACTTCATCGCCATCGCCGAGTCGCCCTCGCTCTCGGTCGCAGCCAGCACGCTGGGCGTGGCGCAGCCGTCGCTGTCACAGAACGTCGTGCGCATGGAGGAAGAGCTGGGCGTGCGCCTGGTCGAGCGCAGCCCGCGCGGTACGGTCCTCACGGATGACGGCACACTTTTCCTGAAACACGCCCGCACTGTATGTGCCGCGTTCGAGAATTGCCTCGACGAGATGCGCGAGGCGGGCGGCGCCTTGCGCGGCAAGGTCGGCTTTGGCATGCCGCCTTCGGTGTCGATGGTCATGGCGGTCCCGCTGGCCGAAACGGTGCGCGTCGAATTTCCCGATCTGCGCCTGCAGGCCATCGAAGCGATGAGCGGCTATATCAAGACATGGA
This portion of the Roseovarius nanhaiticus genome encodes:
- a CDS encoding ABC transporter substrate-binding protein, translating into MKKLLMSAAACAVVPLAAFAQDKPETLQVGVTAFLTGPASVFGVPAKDAAEIMAEDINAAGGIQGVPLELTFIDEGAGTEVLTTEYRRLVENGADAMLASISSGNCKTIAPLAEDLEVINIMWDCGTQKIFEEGEYNYVFRSQAHAGTEMLATVAYLLKTKPDFSTIAVVNQDYAWGRDSWDIFSAALKALKPDVEVVGEFFPKFGSPDFSTEISRLQALQPDVILSTSWGGDLDTFVQQASQRGLTNTSTFVLPLAESSLERLGSSLPSGHIVGARGDHYWNHPERRDDEDFKSFMAKFEEKTGAKAIYPVFHMSQGLAALQAAYDKAADANGGNWPSEDQVIEAMAGLEFQGLGRPVTLREDHQGIEAQLLGMSVQGGELPFATLENIMIFDGAELTTPVGEESVAWVGTLDQAWLDGLSVDSYEN
- a CDS encoding branched-chain amino acid ABC transporter permease, which translates into the protein MSIRTLIPIILLILLAIVPFGAPGLQVLLTLALAKGIAVMGITVLLRSGQVSFGHALYFAIAAYGGAFTLMLMPGADLIVVFLLGIIAAVLSGLIVGLFVARYRFIFFAMLNLAFSMIFWSILEKFYHYTGGADGMRLPRPTVFWIEMERGPYELFMFYLALALALGLGWFSMRWLESPTGQLFRTIKTNETRLQYLGMSPQRVMLTGYVLSALLCGVGGIIMGLVQGVVTPEYAFWVRSGEMVFIAVLGGAGSVPGALVGAAIYEIVRTYASAYAADVWQLVLGTFLLIIILFAPGGIAGIYNSVMDRIAGKKEEGE
- a CDS encoding ABC transporter ATP-binding protein, whose product is MTHLLETKGLEIRFGGVVAADNINLQIDAGKNLAIIGPNGAGKTTFLNICTGWLKPAKGKVYFEGRDVTPLSPREITRQGVARAFQIPQLFTEHTALENLLIAVAARDRLRNPIRALKDRSQRAEMMHLLDMINCTDVAHRQVDELSEGQRKLIDIAVALALKPKLLLMDEPTSGVASSEKFGVMEILVKALAEAEVTAVFVEHDMGIVEKYADEVAVWNMGKIEMRGTPEEVLAHPDVIREVIGEVA
- a CDS encoding aldehyde dehydrogenase family protein; translated protein: MMVTNTILPKPLNLIGGKWVPAASGDEMDVRSPLDGEVFTTIAAAQPEDVDAAVQAAREAYHTGAWGQLTAAERGRLMQKMSLAILEEAEALAQLETRDNGKPLKQSRADMAACARYFEFYGGGADKVHGEIIPFMDGYNVQVQREPFGVIACIIPWNYPSQMFGRALGPALAMGNATVLKPAEDACLTCLRLAEIAGEVGFPDGAINVVTGRGDVAGKALSEHPGVDFIAFTGSPEVGQMIQIAAAKNYITCTLELGGKSPQIVFDDADIDAALPFLVGGIIANAGQTCSAGSRILIQEGVYDRVVAGLKERFEALEASDLAEEAALGPVISAKQKKRVEAYIEGADAPLIARGKVRQGAPEGGYFVAPALFGPVDPQSKIGQEEVFGPVLCAMTFKDEADAIRIANDTEYGLMASVWTRDGNRQQRVAKKLRGGQVYINGFGAGGGIELPFGGVRKSGHGREKGFAALLEFSQIKTIIHKHD
- a CDS encoding fumarate hydratase, which translates into the protein MKRILEADLIASIADALQYISYYHPPDFISAMADAYAREQSASAKAAIAQILINSRMCALGHRPICQDTGTVNVFIDIGVEARTDWTRPVQDMVDDAVRQAWKLDTNPLRASVVVDPLDARKNSGDNTPAMIQTQMVAGKAVHVTVSAKGGGSENKTQFAVLNPSASVADWVVERVAQMGAGWCPPGMLGIGVGGSVDKAMAMAKSALNQPIDITDLRSRGARNKVEEMRLEILDRVNALGIGAQGLGGITTALDVKIETFPTHAASMPVALVPNCAATRHVDFVLTGAGPAEFTPPDLSLWPEIEGQGPIGRRFSLDDLTDETLAALQPGETLLLSGTLYTGRDAAHKRMVETLRAGGTLPVDLKGRALYYVGPVDAVPGEIIGPAGPTTSTRMDKFTEEVLAATGLKIMIGKAERGAEAIEAIRRHGAVYMIAVGGAAYLVSQAIKAARVVAYDDLGMEAIREFTVEDMPVTVAVDTRGNSIHETGPRQWARA
- a CDS encoding branched-chain amino acid ABC transporter permease codes for the protein MNLTLFLLALFDGIAYAALVFIVAVGLTLIFGVMRILNVAHGSLYAVGAYLTASLTTFIVSAGLPPIFAFPCMLVSAILIGAVLGGPLEWLLLRRIYHKPEVLQLLVTFAIFMILEDVQRLIWGTQPIFQSTALQLMGNVRVFSVNYTVYQLILLPLVAVGLLVGLRFFLRKTVAGKLILATTEDREAAQAIGIDADKVFLLTFIVGAGLAGLGGALASPTTSILPGIGADMIVLSFAVVATAGLGQIEGAALTALLIGLGRSFAVYVWPETQVLVPYLIMVAVLLVRPEGLFGSPAARKI
- a CDS encoding ABC transporter ATP-binding protein, yielding MLSFHNANASIGNIPILRGLDFTIPASSTAALIGRNGAGKTTLLRSVMGFTNVTGEIRFDGQDISEMTPAKRPALGIGYAPEDRRLFSAFTVEENILLPAQVAKLDAATTKQRLDRVYHILPELKEMAGRPAGNVSGGQGKMVALGRALMLGTKLIMLDEPFQGLAPALAKRYADALRDLRDTDQNVTLIITESNPSLLRGFASDTFVIERGAVAIGSLDDKKEDA
- a CDS encoding HpcH/HpaI aldolase/citrate lyase family protein: MTSPIDEMTLPLFVPADRPERIAKAAAAGADAVIIDLEDAVAPEAREAARAGLAKALAGIDAPLILRINTAETPEHAADLAAAKELPLVAVMLAKAETGDACAEVVQATGKPVIALIETARGIANLTEITGASARLAFGSIDYAADLGMGHTRQSLLTARAALVLAARLAGQPAPIDGVTTAVRDDALIEDDCRHAAEMGLTGKLIIHPAQIAPARRGFAPSADEAAWARNVVEAAKGGAAVLMNGAMIDAPVIARARQIIARSEATL
- a CDS encoding SDR family oxidoreductase, with product MRLQGKTALVTGAASGFGKGIAELFVAEGARVAIVDLNETGATEVAASLGDKAIAIGCDVSDGAQVAQAVEKTKEAFGGLDIVVNNAGWTNKNSPLMETDEATFRKIYDVNVLSIFHMTKACVPLWRDQGGGVMINIGSVAGIRPRPGLTWYNSSKGAVNLMTKSLAVELAPDRIRVNCVAPVMGATGLLEQFMGMEDTPENRKKFIATVPMGRLSEARDIANATLYLASDDADFITGVVLEVDGGRTI